Proteins encoded together in one Qingrenia yutianensis window:
- a CDS encoding ParB/RepB/Spo0J family partition protein — protein MSNGLNISLKSYDSIFQSEEQRNTEEIKPVPISELKPFTEQPFKVKLDEDMDALVESIKQCGVLTPVIARPHKDGGYEILSGHRRVKACELAGITDIPVVIKNLDDDTATILLVDSNLQREHILPSEKAFAYQMKLEAMKRKAGRPEKNYSQIGNNFNEATSSEEFSKEVGESKNQIFRYIRLTNLIDPILDMVDNNQIAMNAAVEISYLGSKEQAAVMQSIEKEETSPSIAQARKMRKFHQDGNLSNAVIDSIMMEQKPETVKITLGEDKLKKYFPKSYSKAKMEEIILKLLDKWRRQRENEMER, from the coding sequence ATGAGCAACGGACTAAACATAAGTCTGAAATCATACGATAGTATTTTTCAGAGCGAGGAACAGCGAAACACCGAAGAAATAAAGCCTGTTCCCATATCCGAATTAAAACCGTTTACGGAGCAGCCGTTCAAGGTTAAACTTGATGAAGATATGGACGCACTTGTGGAAAGTATCAAGCAATGCGGCGTACTCACACCCGTAATTGCAAGACCGCATAAAGACGGCGGTTATGAGATACTTTCGGGACATCGCAGAGTGAAAGCGTGTGAGCTTGCCGGAATAACCGATATTCCTGTTGTGATAAAAAACCTTGATGATGATACTGCTACAATTTTGCTTGTAGACAGTAATCTGCAACGGGAACACATCTTGCCGAGCGAGAAAGCGTTTGCCTATCAAATGAAGCTGGAAGCAATGAAAAGAAAGGCTGGCAGACCGGAAAAGAATTATTCCCAAATTGGGAATAATTTTAACGAAGCCACTTCAAGTGAGGAATTTTCAAAAGAAGTAGGCGAAAGTAAAAATCAGATATTCCGATATATACGCTTAACAAATCTCATAGACCCCATTTTGGATATGGTGGATAACAACCAAATTGCAATGAATGCCGCCGTTGAAATATCTTATCTCGGCTCGAAAGAGCAAGCGGCGGTTATGCAGTCTATTGAAAAAGAGGAAACCTCTCCCTCTATCGCACAGGCACGGAAAATGCGAAAATTTCATCAGGACGGAAATTTAAGCAATGCTGTAATTGACAGTATTATGATGGAGCAGAAACCCGAAACGGTTAAAATTACGCTTGGCGAGGACAAACTAAAAAAATACTTCCCGAAAAGCTATTCAAAAGCAAAAATGGAGGAAATTATCTTGAAACTGCTTGATAAATGGCGCAGGCAACGGGAAAATGAAATGGAGCGATAA